The Kwoniella shandongensis chromosome 2, complete sequence DNA segment CGGTGGGGCGGATGGGAGTCGTTGATATCGTATAACAGCTTGAAGATGGTTGAGATGTATGATTCTTGAACAGGTGAGGTGGGATACGATGGCCGCATTTGGGTGGCGAACTAACTCTGCATGACCACGTGGTCTCGCAATTGACCGGTGCCTGGAATGTCAACTTCGATCTACCACACTCTTCTCATATCGTCATGTCAAtgttcatctcatctcttcttACTTACAGAGCCTCTTGTACGCATCCATACAAAGGATAATGCCAGAGctaccaggtgagtgacctaGGTTAATCCCAACCGTGCTGGACGCTGACTGAGCTTGCTCGCGCAGAGGTCGAGCGAGCACGCAAGCTCATACAAGAGTCGTGCAAAGGGTACAAGATCAAGTCTGTCGATGCAAGAGAGGACAAGATCGTATATACAGGTGGAACGGACCATAATGATTTCGTGGGTTCCCGACCACTTCACTCTACTCTTCTTGGACTTTAGCTGACGATTTCTCTCCACGATTAGGCAAAAGAGGTCACGGGAAGAACGATCACAGGCTGTGAACGAAAGGGCAAGACGTATGTTTCCCCTCTCCACCCCCGCACATGAAGCAGATACGACTCAAGTGAGGAGTTAACTGATGGGTTTGTTCAGATTCTGGATGACACTTTCCGGTAAAGGTCGTTTCCCGGTTATGCATTTCGGTATGACAGGTATGATCCAGTTGAAAGGACAAGAACCGACCTGGTATAGACGGCGACCTAAGGAGAATTCAAGCGTTTGGCCTCCAAAGGTATGTCCTCCAAGTTTTTTTCTTCAtgtaggtgaagaagatcagagctGATCATACTTGTGCGAGGACAGTTCTGCAAATTGTATGTCAAATATCTGGTGAAGGCGTCCTCTTCATGGTGCTCATCGATGATCTCAGTATACTCGTGCTGGAACCACAATCTGGATCGGTATCGGATGAGCCTAGAGAGTTAGCTTTTCTTGATGGTAAGTATCCGTTCAAGGTGGTCTGTAGTATCTGCAATCCGTGCTTTCAGCTGAAACCCCTCGTCCGCAGGTCGTAGATTAGGTCGGATCAGGCTATTGCCGGACCCTGTCACATCACATCCTCCAATCTCACTTCTGGGTTTTGATCCGGTATTGAACCATCCTACGTTGGACGAGTTCAAAGATCTGatcgcgaagaagaagggaacaGTGAAAGGGATGATTATGGATCAAGCATTCAGTGCTGGTGTAGGCAATGTACGTCATTCTGTCATGGTTGTATGAAACGAATCTGCTTAAGTTGACCAATCATGCAGTGGGTCGCCGATGAGTGAGTTTTTCCATCGTTTCCCGCAAAAGAGTCGGTTGCTGATAATGTTTCAACAGAGTCCTGTATCAAGCCCGGATACACCCCTCCTGTCCTGTCCCCAGCCTATCAGAACAAAATATCAAAGACCTGCATCACCAAATTCGCGCGGTACCGCTTAAAGCTGTATCCGTCAACGCAGACTCGAGGCAGTTCCCTGAAGATTGGCTGTTCCGTTGGAGGTGGGGAAAAGGTGccaagcagaagaaggggtcggacaaggcaaaggcgaagaaggtgaaggttgaagaaggagaggatgaagaaggtggggaAGATATCAAGCCCGCTGGGAAGAAGTATCTTGAATTGGTATGTTAACATACCTTGCGAGTCCAGTTCCCTGATTCTGGATATCTCATTGATGGTGCCCACTTGTTCGTAGCCTGATGGGTCACCTGCGACTATTGTGTTTGTTGAGGTAGGAGGGAGGACTACAGCCGTGGTGGAAGAATTGCAGAGGATGCCGG contains these protein-coding regions:
- a CDS encoding formamidopyrimidine-DNA glycosylase → MPELPEVERARKLIQESCKGYKIKSVDAREDKIVYTGGTDHNDFAKEVTGRTITGCERKGKTFWMTLSGKGRFPVMHFGMTGMIQLKGQEPTWYRRRPKENSSVWPPKFCKFILVLEPQSGSVSDEPRELAFLDGRRLGRIRLLPDPVTSHPPISLLGFDPVLNHPTLDEFKDLIAKKKGTVKGMIMDQAFSAGVGNWVADEVLYQARIHPSCPVPSLSEQNIKDLHHQIRAVPLKAVSVNADSRQFPEDWLFRWRWGKGAKQKKGSDKAKAKKVKVEEGEDEEGGEDIKPAGKKYLELPDGSPATIVFVEVGGRTTAVVEELQRMPDGVEIKPKISKGGKGSGGKKRVKEEESDEAVTSSASGSESDEVTTPKKATTSRQRAAAAAGSVKRVKPEPDVKKEPVTPARKARKTSTTDTPSSRRKADKVNGTASTKVRTKSTPSSVRKEPTSSAKASKNPVTNGKKPAGKGRGRRREASEESSELSDAPE